CCAGACGCTCGGAGAGGCGGTCCTTGGCCTCGTCCTTATCCACGAACTTCACCGTATCAATGCCCTGCATTTTTTCCAAATCGCTTTGCAGGTCAATGCGCTGCTGCTTCTTCAAATCATCCTGCAGGTAGACGCTGATTTGCACCTGCGACTCCAGCGTGGAGGCCATGCGGTTCATATTGAGCACGAGAATCAAAAACACGCCCAGCACGAACAGCGATACCGCTACCGTGCCGATGGAGGCAAAGGACATCCAGTTGTTGCGCCGCAGGGAGCGGAACACCTCCTGGATAAAATATTCACCGGTTCTAAGCTTCATATCCATAACCTCCCCGCATCTGGTCACGGACAATGCGCCCGTCCTCAATGGCAATAACGCGCTTCTTCATGGTGTCCACGATATTGCGGTCATGCGTAGCCATGACGATGGTCGTGCCGGCCTTGTTGATGCGTTTGAAAATATCCATAATGTCCCAGCTGGTTTCCGGGTCCAGATTACCTGTGGGCTCGTCGGCAATCACAATGGAAGGATTGTTGACGATAGCCCGGGCGATGGCCACACGCTGCTGCTCACCGCCGGAAAGCTGCGACGGGAAGCTGCGGTACTTGTCGCGCAGGCCTACCACGTCGAGCACGGAATTGACACTGCGCTGCATGGTGCGGCGGGGCGCTTCGATAACCTGCATGGCAAAGGCCACGTTCTCAAAGACGGTCTTATCCGGAAGCAGGCGGTAATCCTGAAAGATTACGCCCAGCTCACGGCGCAGGTACGGAACCTCAGAGCGTTCCATCTCCACCACATCATGGCCGTTTACCAGAAGCTTGCCTTTGGTCGGCAGTTCTTCCCGGAACAGCATCTTGATAAAGGTGGATTTTCCCGCGCCACTTGGCCCCACAACGAACACAAACTCGCCCTTCTTGATATCTACATTGACATGGTCAAGGGCAACCACGCCGGTATCATAGGTCTTACTGACCTCCCGCATCTGTATCATTAGGAACTATCCTCCTACAATAAAATAAACTAACTTATATTTTACCATAAAATGGTGGGGCAAAGCAAAGAAAGCCCGGGGCATTTGCCTGGGGCTTCGGTAATATTTTTTTGCGTCTGCTTCCACTTGTACATTGCCTCATCTTCGGAGCTGCTTTTTTTCTTTGCGGAGCCGTTTATTCTCGTACATGGCCTTGTCAGCCCGCCGGGCCACATCGATTACGGCAGGGTCATTTTCCGGGTCGTAAACAGCCAGCCCCATGCTTATATTCGCCTGTTCCCACTCATTTTCAGCTGCAGCACGGCTTTCTTCCCGATATTTTCGGAATAAAGCAAACAGCTTCTCACGGTCACGGAAATCGTCATTTTCCAAAATGACGGCAAATTCATCACCGCCAATGCGGAATACGGGACTATGCTGGAAAGCACGGCAGATTAACTGACTGGCCTTTTTGATATAGATATCGCCTTTATCATGGCCGTAAAAATCATTGATGTATTTGAGGTTGTCACAGTCGAAAACACCTATGGCAAAGGCCAGGCCTTCGGCCTTGCTGTCCATCCTGTCCTGTATTTTTTGCATATAAGCGCCATAGCCTGCTTTATTCCGCACGGAAGTCAGCGCATCAATATAGACTTGGCGGTTGAGGCTGTCGATATTTTCCTTTGTCTTTTCTACCAGCCCTTTGAAGGTGCGGGTAAGTATGCCAATCTCATCATCGCTCGTATCGGCCAAGACCACATTATAATTTCCGTCAGCAACCTGCCGCGCTGCATTGGTCAGTTCATGAAGCGGCTTGGTGATGCGGCCGGCAAAGCGCATCATCACGAAAGTTGCCAAGAGCAGAATGATAAAGGAGACAAAAAACGCACGTGAAATCAGCCGCTGCCATACGCTGTTGATTTCTCCCCAGGGTACCGTCACATAGAGCCGCATCCCATTGCTCAGCGGAACCCAGACAGCCTCCTTCTTGATTCCATTGAAATGATATACGACATGCTGGTCACCCATGACCTTATCCGGAGAATCGATGGCGACTTTTTCCCCATACTGCAGGGTGGATTCCATCTGCGGATGGTAAATCAAACGGGAATGCTCGTTGAGGATAAAGGCATAACCGCTTTCAAATAGCTTGATTTTTTCCACCTCATGGGCTAAGGTCGCATAATCGATTTCGATACCTACTACACCGACAAATTGTCCCTGACGATAAACGGGGACATTGTAGGAAAAGACCCAGGCCCCCCAATTTTCGGTATGATAAGGTGGCAGCCATACGCCCTTTTTTTCGGCTTTCGGAATCGTAAACCAACCCAGCGCCGAAGTATCGTTGGTGTCATATTGAGTGATATCCGTCACTTCATGTTCCCGAAAATCGTTGCCATTTTCCCTGACATACCAAAAACCCGGATGTGCTTTTGAATATTCCGGGTCAATGCGAAAATAATAGGTGAGTACACCATTGGTGTTATGCGCCATTTTACTGAACAGATGACGCACGTTTTCGACCTCATCCCCCAGCTTTTCAGGCGGCATCGTTTCGAGGTTATCCTGTATGATGGCGGAAACCGTTTCTACCGAGTTCTCTACACTATTAAAATAAGTCTCCAAATTCATTGCACCTGTTGTACATTTCAGATGAAGCATCTGGTCCGCATCGCTTTTGCCCAAGGTTTTGATGGAGTAAACGCCGATATAGGTAACGATGCTTAACGCCACAATAATCGCACTTAACGTCAGCAAAGTGAATTTTGTTCTGATGGAATTCATCTGCGCATCCCCTCCTTCGGCAATTAATCCCATTATGTATATTCCATGCCGAGGAGCAAAAACCTGCTACGATATTTTTTTGTAGAGTTCTTCCCCGCGCCATATCAATACGCCAAGGGACAACAGACCTCTAGCACAAAGCTCCACACACATAGCCGTCCAGACACCGTTGAGGCCGTAACCCTGGGCAAGATAGATGGCCAGGGGAATGCGGATGCCCCACATGGCGACGAGATTGAGTATCGTGGGCATTTTCGTTTCGCCCGCACCGCGGAAAATGCTCGTGACGATGATACCGGCGGCAAAGAGCGGTTCAGCCCATGCCTCAATGCGCAGGATTTCCGTACCCGCGGCAATAACTGCGACATCCTGCGATAAGAGTGCCATCATCAGCGGCGCGCAGACATACATCACGACACCCATGAGCATCATCCAGCCCATGCCCAGGCCCGCACTGGCATAGCCAAAACGCTGCGCCAATTTGCTGCGCCGTGCGCCCACACTCTGGCCCACCAAAGTCTGCGCGGCGGCGGCCACGCCGATGCCCGGCATGTAACAGATGCTTTCCGCCGTAATGGCAAAGGAATTGGCCGCCAGCGCCACAGTGCCCAAGGGCGCCACAATGCGGGTGAAGGCCACATAGGCACTGCCCATGACAATCTGCTCCAGCACCATGGGAATTCCCAAACGGGTTGCCTCCCGCAGTTCCCCGCGCCAAGGCAGGAGTTCTTCCTGCCGGTAATGAAGCGTACGGGATTTTTTGAGCAGGACAAAGAGCATGGCCGTCATGCAGCAGGCTTCTGCGAGCACCGAGCCCAAGGCCACACCCGCTACGCCCAAATCCCCACCGGGAAGCCAAAACGTCATGCTCCCGACAGTCAGCGTACGCGAGGGAAAAATCAGCAGCGCATTGAAGAACACATCGAGCAGACACATCATGACGTTTAGGAGGCTGGGCACCTTCATATTGCCGCTGGCCTGCAGCATAGAACCGGCGGCAAAATTTACCGCCAGCAAGGGCAGGCCCAGCGCATAGATGGCAAGATACGTGGAAGCATCCCCGGCAATATCTGCCGTACCGCCGAGGAAATAGGGCAGATAGCCGCTCAAGCCAGCGCTCAACAGCCCCAAGGCCAAGCTGAAAACAAACACCGCCCACAAGCCATGGCGCACCAAACTGCGCGCCCGCAAATCCTCGCCGGCACCGATGGCATGCGCCAGCTGAATGGTATAACCCATGGACATGGCAAAGCAGATGCCGCCGATAAGCCAGGTGGTGGAATTGACCAGACCGATGGAAGCTGCCGCTCCGGCACCAATCATGCCCACCATGGAGGCATCGATATACTGCATCATCACCGTGGTGATTTTGGCCATAATGGCCGGGACGCTGAGCTGCCAGGTCAGCAGCAGCAAATCCCCCCAGCTGAAGGGCTCTCCTTTCCGTATCCGCCCCAAAAGATTTTTCCGCATAC
The Selenomonas ruminantium AC2024 DNA segment above includes these coding regions:
- the ftsE gene encoding cell division ATP-binding protein FtsE, producing the protein MIQMREVSKTYDTGVVALDHVNVDIKKGEFVFVVGPSGAGKSTFIKMLFREELPTKGKLLVNGHDVVEMERSEVPYLRRELGVIFQDYRLLPDKTVFENVAFAMQVIEAPRRTMQRSVNSVLDVVGLRDKYRSFPSQLSGGEQQRVAIARAIVNNPSIVIADEPTGNLDPETSWDIMDIFKRINKAGTTIVMATHDRNIVDTMKKRVIAIEDGRIVRDQMRGGYGYEA
- a CDS encoding sensor domain-containing diguanylate cyclase, which translates into the protein MNSIRTKFTLLTLSAIIVALSIVTYIGVYSIKTLGKSDADQMLHLKCTTGAMNLETYFNSVENSVETVSAIIQDNLETMPPEKLGDEVENVRHLFSKMAHNTNGVLTYYFRIDPEYSKAHPGFWYVRENGNDFREHEVTDITQYDTNDTSALGWFTIPKAEKKGVWLPPYHTENWGAWVFSYNVPVYRQGQFVGVVGIEIDYATLAHEVEKIKLFESGYAFILNEHSRLIYHPQMESTLQYGEKVAIDSPDKVMGDQHVVYHFNGIKKEAVWVPLSNGMRLYVTVPWGEINSVWQRLISRAFFVSFIILLLATFVMMRFAGRITKPLHELTNAARQVADGNYNVVLADTSDDEIGILTRTFKGLVEKTKENIDSLNRQVYIDALTSVRNKAGYGAYMQKIQDRMDSKAEGLAFAIGVFDCDNLKYINDFYGHDKGDIYIKKASQLICRAFQHSPVFRIGGDEFAVILENDDFRDREKLFALFRKYREESRAAAENEWEQANISMGLAVYDPENDPAVIDVARRADKAMYENKRLRKEKKQLRR
- a CDS encoding MATE family efflux transporter, coding for MRKNLLGRIRKGEPFSWGDLLLLTWQLSVPAIMAKITTVMMQYIDASMVGMIGAGAAASIGLVNSTTWLIGGICFAMSMGYTIQLAHAIGAGEDLRARSLVRHGLWAVFVFSLALGLLSAGLSGYLPYFLGGTADIAGDASTYLAIYALGLPLLAVNFAAGSMLQASGNMKVPSLLNVMMCLLDVFFNALLIFPSRTLTVGSMTFWLPGGDLGVAGVALGSVLAEACCMTAMLFVLLKKSRTLHYRQEELLPWRGELREATRLGIPMVLEQIVMGSAYVAFTRIVAPLGTVALAANSFAITAESICYMPGIGVAAAAQTLVGQSVGARRSKLAQRFGYASAGLGMGWMMLMGVVMYVCAPLMMALLSQDVAVIAAGTEILRIEAWAEPLFAAGIIVTSIFRGAGETKMPTILNLVAMWGIRIPLAIYLAQGYGLNGVWTAMCVELCARGLLSLGVLIWRGEELYKKIS